A single genomic interval of Ramlibacter sp. harbors:
- a CDS encoding 4-oxalocrotonate tautomerase, protein MPTIRVEMFEGRTPEQKKHLVRALTQAAVESLGLKPTAVDVILYEVKKSDWATGGELWSEKS, encoded by the coding sequence ATGCCCACCATCCGTGTCGAAATGTTCGAAGGCCGCACGCCCGAGCAGAAGAAGCACCTCGTTCGCGCCCTGACCCAGGCGGCCGTTGAAAGCCTGGGGCTCAAGCCCACGGCGGTGGATGTGATCCTTTACGAGGTCAAGAAGAGCGACTGGGCGACCGGTGGGGAGTTGTGGTCGGAGAAGAGCTAG